One part of the Ornithodoros turicata isolate Travis chromosome 2, ASM3712646v1, whole genome shotgun sequence genome encodes these proteins:
- the LOC135385565 gene encoding zinc finger protein 43-like isoform X3 has product MDAGDGSNGSDTQRHVCGLCWTSFSSPTELQQHCLRCFSEDNSETKASEEGPPPPPEEETKDEEGNCDIENSPSPNLDAADEPDDDSASVREDSPTTSSLPDGKTLHLCKLCPKTFTNYGSYRRHLRMHSCGHRYTCDICGKQFFRRYLWIKHYEKIHNSMMQNMCQCCTCEVWLKNSDTLKEHIRTKHRCVQSPSSDISEPIKKPSDTVVLDSVSLKPISGVAKETSDDGDDYEGKHVGTPRCQWMCNICTDSFVTKAHLMKHKEDKHGRKRSWMSKSSTPDVEVKQKKVSETTKDLFQNMLSEFSLKKMLSTESPLEKPKPKKEPSCTVELPSTFSPTFAGGGLCDPTKRGVFLCEICKKTFINRSSYLRHKKMHTGVRPYICDQCCMSFFRSESLTTHKKKHAPNDPYKCFVCGHEDATAAGLSSHFISTHSKLPEEYDSNAAARSKRGRPSKYPSHTMICPTDIPKAPPMSPRNVENLDTDANSDDTVLASLNGDTGSPSAAADKYTCLVCFKFFPDEQAYYDHQCNDDYLAARHQKDSSSQVDTNDTVRLVIMATCKLCLEKFSSEEGLFRHMVTHISCWSRICGYCGQYFKENNELTEHVLSEHSSQDEPIKHCFYCRQKFDEGSALKGHVLEVHDMIFHLGSSTASVAWQSNGSKSARKNNLTKCSEERDFHTYTCRCEGCGTPFEDFKSSMLHFRDKHSTIVTLDNLTHGTCTASTINGNDCCTKCNEASVGSASPCNLCSRSYSDGPEVHAHQQERHMLVDWYCCDACDASGPQDVMEKHVLSHLSKVGSLLLPEGMYRPSFLSGTTEPFWKVQEAFVDWCKNGSSGVKSLHANGKASYTMEMRTKTRSEILIEEAKKCTIQNGHIVPAPRKDELSKDLIDLLPKNGEITMIPIKNEPICDTSFESSPFSQLRSALTRKMDVLGGDKNGNILKALLGEKREPFISTDQSDNIDQG; this is encoded by the exons ATGGATGCTGGAGATGGCAGTAATGGGAGTGACACGCAAAGGCACGTCTGTGGACTCTGCTGGACCTCATTCAGCAGCCCCACAGAGCTCCAGCAGCACTGCCTCCGGTGCTTCTCCGAGGACAACTCTGAGACCAAGGCCTCTGAAGAGGGTCCTCCTCCCCCTCCGGAAGAAGAAACCAAAGATGAAGAAGGTAACTGCGACATTGAGAACAGCCCCTCTCCTAATCTAGATGCTGCAGATGAGCCGGATGATGACAGTGCATCAGTCAGGGAAGATTCTCCCACCACAAGTTCCTTGCCTGATGGCAAAACATTGCATTTATGTAAGCTCTGCCCCAAAACTTTTACAAATTATGGCAGCTATCGGCGACACCTACGCATGCACTCGTGTGGACACAGGTACACATGCGACATATGCGGGAAGCAGTTCTTTCGGCGATACCTCTGGATCAAGCACTATGAAAAAATTCATAACAGCATGATGCAGAATATGTGCCAATGCTGCACTTGTGAAGTGTGGCTGAAGAATAGTGATACCCTCAAAGAACATATTCGTACGAAGCACCGTTGCGTTCAGAGCCCTAGCAGTGACATTTCGGAGCCAATTAAAAAGCCTTCTGATACTGTTGTTCTTGATTCCGTATCGCTGAAGCCAATTTCAGGTGTGGCAAAGGAGACGTCAGATGATGGAGACGACTACGAAGGAAAGCATGTTGGCACACCGAGGTGCCAGTGGATGTGTAATATTTGCACAGACAGTTTTGTAACAAAAGCACATCTTATGAAACACAAGGAAGATAAACATGGGAGAAAGAGGTCTTGGATGTCCAAGAGTTCTACCCCAGATGTTGAAGTAAAACAGAAAAAGGTATCCGAAACAACTAAAGACCTATTCCAAAACATGCTTTCAGAGTTCAGTTTAAAAAAGATGCTATCAACAGAGAGCCCTCTGGAAAAACCAAAACCAAAGAAAGAGCCAAGCTGTACGGTAGAGCTTCCCTCCACATTCAGTCCAACATTTGCAGGTGGTGGCCTCTGTGATCCTACAAAAAGGGGTGTGTTCCTTTGTGAGATCTGCAAGAAGACTTTCATAAACCGCAGTAGTTACCTGAGACATAAGAAAATGCACACAGGAGTGCGACCTTATATCTGTGACCAGTGCTGCATGAGCTTCTTTAGGTCTGAGTCATTGActacacacaaaaagaaacatGCTCCAAATGATCCTTACAAGTGCTTTGTATGTGGTCATGAAGACGCAACAGCTGCAGGCCTATCTTCACACTTCATCTCGACACATTCAAAGCTTCCTGAAGAGTATGACAGTAATGCGGCAGCGCGATCTAAGCGTGGCAGGCCATCGAAGTATCCAAGTCATACAATGATATGCCCTACAGATATCCCAAAGGCACCACCCATGAGTCCTAGGAATGTGGAAAACCTAGATACCGACGCAAATTCTGATGACACTGTTCTAGCAAGCTTGAATGGAGACACAGGCTCTCCTAGTGCTGCAGCGGACAAGTACACCTGTCTAGTATGCTTCAAGTTCTTTCCTGATGAGCAGGCCTATTATGATCACCAGTGCAATGATGACTACCTTGCTGCTAGACACCAAAAGGACAGTTCTAGTCAAGTAGATACAAATGATACAGTCAGGCTAGTTATCATGGCAACCTGTAAGCTATGCCTGGAAAAGTTTTCTAGTGAGGAGGGCTTGTTTCGCCACATGGTGACACATATCAGCTGCTGGTCTCGTATTTGTGGCTACTGTGGGCAGTATTTCAAGGAAAACAACGAGCTCACAGAACACGTGCTGTCGGAACATTCTTCGCAGGATGAACCAATAAAACACTGCTTCTACTGTAGGCAAAAATTTGATGAAGGCAGTGCACTCAAAGGTCACGTTCTTGAAGTCCATGACATGATTTTTCATTTGGGTTCATCTACTGCCAGTGTAGCCTGGCAAAGCAATGGTTCAAAAAGTGCAAGAAAAAATAACTTAACGAAATGCAGCGAAGAAAGAGACTTTCACACATACACTTGTCGGTGTGAAGGGTGTGGAACTCCTTTTGAAGACTTCAAGTCCTCCATGCTGCATTTCAGGGACAAGCATAGTACCATTGTTACACTGGACAACCTTACACATGGAACTTGCACAGCATCAACGATCAATGGGAATGACTGCTGCACCAAGTGCAATGAGGCTTCAGTTGGCAGTGCCTCTCCCTGTAACCTGTGTTCTCGTAGTTACTCTGATGGTCCTGAAGTCCATGCCCACCAACAAGAAAGGCATATGTTAGTTGACTGGTACTGCTGTGATGCCTGTGATGCAAGTGGGCCACAGGATGTCATGGAAAAGCATGTACTATCCCACCTCTCCAAAGTAGGAAGTCTTCTTTTACCAGAGGGCATGTACCGTCCATCTTTCTTGTCGGGCACAACTGAGCCCTTCTGGAAGGTGCAGGAAGCTTTCGTGGACTGGTGCAAAAATGGATCTTCAGGAGTGAAGAGCTTGCACGCTAATGGAAAAGCAAGTTACACAATGGAAATGAGGACCAAGACACGGAGTGAGATTTTGATTGAAGAAGCGAAGAAGTGCACTATACAGAATGGGCACATTGTACCTGCTCCTAGAAAAGATGAGCTTTCTAAAGACCTCATTGACTTGTTGCCAAAGAATGGAGAGATAACAATGATTCCTATTAAGAACGAGCCAATCTGTGACACATCTTTTGAGTCCAGTCCTTTCTCACAACTGCGATCTGCTCTCACAAGGAAAATGGACGTCTTGGGTGGTGACAAGAATGGCAACATTCTCAAAGCACTTCTTGGAGAGAAGCGAGAGCCCTTCATCAGCACAGACCAATCGGATAAT ATAGACCAAGGGTAG
- the LOC135385565 gene encoding zinc finger protein 43-like isoform X2, with product MDAGDGSNGSDTQRHVCGLCWTSFSSPTELQQHCLRCFSEDNSETKASEEGPPPPPEEETKDEEGNCDIENSPSPNLDAADEPDDDSASVREDSPTTSSLPDGKTLHLCKLCPKTFTNYGSYRRHLRMHSCGHRYTCDICGKQFFRRYLWIKHYEKIHNSMMQNMCQCCTCEVWLKNSDTLKEHIRTKHRCVQSPSSDISEPIKKPSDTVVLDSVSLKPISGVAKETSDDGDDYEGKHVGTPRCQWMCNICTDSFVTKAHLMKHKEDKHGRKRSWMSKSSTPDVEVKQKKVSETTKDLFQNMLSEFSLKKMLSTESPLEKPKPKKEPSCTVELPSTFSPTFAGGGLCDPTKRGVFLCEICKKTFINRSSYLRHKKMHTGVRPYICDQCCMSFFRSESLTTHKKKHAPNDPYKCFVCGHEDATAAGLSSHFISTHSKLPEEYDSNAAARSKRGRPSKYPSHTMICPTDIPKAPPMSPRNVENLDTDANSDDTVLASLNGDTGSPSAAADKYTCLVCFKFFPDEQAYYDHQCNDDYLAARHQKDSSSQVDTNDTVRLVIMATCKLCLEKFSSEEGLFRHMVTHISCWSRICGYCGQYFKENNELTEHVLSEHSSQDEPIKHCFYCRQKFDEGSALKGHVLEVHDMIFHLGSSTASVAWQSNGSKSARKNNLTKCSEERDFHTYTCRCEGCGTPFEDFKSSMLHFRDKHSTIVTLDNLTHGTCTASTINGNDCCTKCNEASVGSASPCNLCSRSYSDGPEVHAHQQERHMLVDWYCCDACDASGPQDVMEKHVLSHLSKVGSLLLPEGMYRPSFLSGTTEPFWKVQEAFVDWCKNGSSGVKSLHANGKASYTMEMRTKTRSEILIEEAKKCTIQNGHIVPAPRKDELSKDLIDLLPKNGEITMIPIKNEPICDTSFESSPFSQLRSALTRKMDVLGGDKNGNILKALLGEKREPFISTDQSDNTKGRMYGA from the exons ATGGATGCTGGAGATGGCAGTAATGGGAGTGACACGCAAAGGCACGTCTGTGGACTCTGCTGGACCTCATTCAGCAGCCCCACAGAGCTCCAGCAGCACTGCCTCCGGTGCTTCTCCGAGGACAACTCTGAGACCAAGGCCTCTGAAGAGGGTCCTCCTCCCCCTCCGGAAGAAGAAACCAAAGATGAAGAAGGTAACTGCGACATTGAGAACAGCCCCTCTCCTAATCTAGATGCTGCAGATGAGCCGGATGATGACAGTGCATCAGTCAGGGAAGATTCTCCCACCACAAGTTCCTTGCCTGATGGCAAAACATTGCATTTATGTAAGCTCTGCCCCAAAACTTTTACAAATTATGGCAGCTATCGGCGACACCTACGCATGCACTCGTGTGGACACAGGTACACATGCGACATATGCGGGAAGCAGTTCTTTCGGCGATACCTCTGGATCAAGCACTATGAAAAAATTCATAACAGCATGATGCAGAATATGTGCCAATGCTGCACTTGTGAAGTGTGGCTGAAGAATAGTGATACCCTCAAAGAACATATTCGTACGAAGCACCGTTGCGTTCAGAGCCCTAGCAGTGACATTTCGGAGCCAATTAAAAAGCCTTCTGATACTGTTGTTCTTGATTCCGTATCGCTGAAGCCAATTTCAGGTGTGGCAAAGGAGACGTCAGATGATGGAGACGACTACGAAGGAAAGCATGTTGGCACACCGAGGTGCCAGTGGATGTGTAATATTTGCACAGACAGTTTTGTAACAAAAGCACATCTTATGAAACACAAGGAAGATAAACATGGGAGAAAGAGGTCTTGGATGTCCAAGAGTTCTACCCCAGATGTTGAAGTAAAACAGAAAAAGGTATCCGAAACAACTAAAGACCTATTCCAAAACATGCTTTCAGAGTTCAGTTTAAAAAAGATGCTATCAACAGAGAGCCCTCTGGAAAAACCAAAACCAAAGAAAGAGCCAAGCTGTACGGTAGAGCTTCCCTCCACATTCAGTCCAACATTTGCAGGTGGTGGCCTCTGTGATCCTACAAAAAGGGGTGTGTTCCTTTGTGAGATCTGCAAGAAGACTTTCATAAACCGCAGTAGTTACCTGAGACATAAGAAAATGCACACAGGAGTGCGACCTTATATCTGTGACCAGTGCTGCATGAGCTTCTTTAGGTCTGAGTCATTGActacacacaaaaagaaacatGCTCCAAATGATCCTTACAAGTGCTTTGTATGTGGTCATGAAGACGCAACAGCTGCAGGCCTATCTTCACACTTCATCTCGACACATTCAAAGCTTCCTGAAGAGTATGACAGTAATGCGGCAGCGCGATCTAAGCGTGGCAGGCCATCGAAGTATCCAAGTCATACAATGATATGCCCTACAGATATCCCAAAGGCACCACCCATGAGTCCTAGGAATGTGGAAAACCTAGATACCGACGCAAATTCTGATGACACTGTTCTAGCAAGCTTGAATGGAGACACAGGCTCTCCTAGTGCTGCAGCGGACAAGTACACCTGTCTAGTATGCTTCAAGTTCTTTCCTGATGAGCAGGCCTATTATGATCACCAGTGCAATGATGACTACCTTGCTGCTAGACACCAAAAGGACAGTTCTAGTCAAGTAGATACAAATGATACAGTCAGGCTAGTTATCATGGCAACCTGTAAGCTATGCCTGGAAAAGTTTTCTAGTGAGGAGGGCTTGTTTCGCCACATGGTGACACATATCAGCTGCTGGTCTCGTATTTGTGGCTACTGTGGGCAGTATTTCAAGGAAAACAACGAGCTCACAGAACACGTGCTGTCGGAACATTCTTCGCAGGATGAACCAATAAAACACTGCTTCTACTGTAGGCAAAAATTTGATGAAGGCAGTGCACTCAAAGGTCACGTTCTTGAAGTCCATGACATGATTTTTCATTTGGGTTCATCTACTGCCAGTGTAGCCTGGCAAAGCAATGGTTCAAAAAGTGCAAGAAAAAATAACTTAACGAAATGCAGCGAAGAAAGAGACTTTCACACATACACTTGTCGGTGTGAAGGGTGTGGAACTCCTTTTGAAGACTTCAAGTCCTCCATGCTGCATTTCAGGGACAAGCATAGTACCATTGTTACACTGGACAACCTTACACATGGAACTTGCACAGCATCAACGATCAATGGGAATGACTGCTGCACCAAGTGCAATGAGGCTTCAGTTGGCAGTGCCTCTCCCTGTAACCTGTGTTCTCGTAGTTACTCTGATGGTCCTGAAGTCCATGCCCACCAACAAGAAAGGCATATGTTAGTTGACTGGTACTGCTGTGATGCCTGTGATGCAAGTGGGCCACAGGATGTCATGGAAAAGCATGTACTATCCCACCTCTCCAAAGTAGGAAGTCTTCTTTTACCAGAGGGCATGTACCGTCCATCTTTCTTGTCGGGCACAACTGAGCCCTTCTGGAAGGTGCAGGAAGCTTTCGTGGACTGGTGCAAAAATGGATCTTCAGGAGTGAAGAGCTTGCACGCTAATGGAAAAGCAAGTTACACAATGGAAATGAGGACCAAGACACGGAGTGAGATTTTGATTGAAGAAGCGAAGAAGTGCACTATACAGAATGGGCACATTGTACCTGCTCCTAGAAAAGATGAGCTTTCTAAAGACCTCATTGACTTGTTGCCAAAGAATGGAGAGATAACAATGATTCCTATTAAGAACGAGCCAATCTGTGACACATCTTTTGAGTCCAGTCCTTTCTCACAACTGCGATCTGCTCTCACAAGGAAAATGGACGTCTTGGGTGGTGACAAGAATGGCAACATTCTCAAAGCACTTCTTGGAGAGAAGCGAGAGCCCTTCATCAGCACAGACCAATCGGATAAT ACCAAGGGTAGAATGTATGGAGCCTAG
- the LOC135385565 gene encoding zinc finger protein 43-like isoform X1, with translation MDAGDGSNGSDTQRHVCGLCWTSFSSPTELQQHCLRCFSEDNSETKASEEGPPPPPEEETKDEEGNCDIENSPSPNLDAADEPDDDSASVREDSPTTSSLPDGKTLHLCKLCPKTFTNYGSYRRHLRMHSCGHRYTCDICGKQFFRRYLWIKHYEKIHNSMMQNMCQCCTCEVWLKNSDTLKEHIRTKHRCVQSPSSDISEPIKKPSDTVVLDSVSLKPISGVAKETSDDGDDYEGKHVGTPRCQWMCNICTDSFVTKAHLMKHKEDKHGRKRSWMSKSSTPDVEVKQKKVSETTKDLFQNMLSEFSLKKMLSTESPLEKPKPKKEPSCTVELPSTFSPTFAGGGLCDPTKRGVFLCEICKKTFINRSSYLRHKKMHTGVRPYICDQCCMSFFRSESLTTHKKKHAPNDPYKCFVCGHEDATAAGLSSHFISTHSKLPEEYDSNAAARSKRGRPSKYPSHTMICPTDIPKAPPMSPRNVENLDTDANSDDTVLASLNGDTGSPSAAADKYTCLVCFKFFPDEQAYYDHQCNDDYLAARHQKDSSSQVDTNDTVRLVIMATCKLCLEKFSSEEGLFRHMVTHISCWSRICGYCGQYFKENNELTEHVLSEHSSQDEPIKHCFYCRQKFDEGSALKGHVLEVHDMIFHLGSSTASVAWQSNGSKSARKNNLTKCSEERDFHTYTCRCEGCGTPFEDFKSSMLHFRDKHSTIVTLDNLTHGTCTASTINGNDCCTKCNEASVGSASPCNLCSRSYSDGPEVHAHQQERHMLVDWYCCDACDASGPQDVMEKHVLSHLSKVGSLLLPEGMYRPSFLSGTTEPFWKVQEAFVDWCKNGSSGVKSLHANGKASYTMEMRTKTRSEILIEEAKKCTIQNGHIVPAPRKDELSKDLIDLLPKNGEITMIPIKNEPICDTSFESSPFSQLRSALTRKMDVLGGDKNGNILKALLGEKREPFISTDQSDNVSDIETFLQANFSEGHPSTSDTDRPRVECMEPSDTSLTKKHSSATVLLWTAGQDCKHHFTH, from the coding sequence ATGGATGCTGGAGATGGCAGTAATGGGAGTGACACGCAAAGGCACGTCTGTGGACTCTGCTGGACCTCATTCAGCAGCCCCACAGAGCTCCAGCAGCACTGCCTCCGGTGCTTCTCCGAGGACAACTCTGAGACCAAGGCCTCTGAAGAGGGTCCTCCTCCCCCTCCGGAAGAAGAAACCAAAGATGAAGAAGGTAACTGCGACATTGAGAACAGCCCCTCTCCTAATCTAGATGCTGCAGATGAGCCGGATGATGACAGTGCATCAGTCAGGGAAGATTCTCCCACCACAAGTTCCTTGCCTGATGGCAAAACATTGCATTTATGTAAGCTCTGCCCCAAAACTTTTACAAATTATGGCAGCTATCGGCGACACCTACGCATGCACTCGTGTGGACACAGGTACACATGCGACATATGCGGGAAGCAGTTCTTTCGGCGATACCTCTGGATCAAGCACTATGAAAAAATTCATAACAGCATGATGCAGAATATGTGCCAATGCTGCACTTGTGAAGTGTGGCTGAAGAATAGTGATACCCTCAAAGAACATATTCGTACGAAGCACCGTTGCGTTCAGAGCCCTAGCAGTGACATTTCGGAGCCAATTAAAAAGCCTTCTGATACTGTTGTTCTTGATTCCGTATCGCTGAAGCCAATTTCAGGTGTGGCAAAGGAGACGTCAGATGATGGAGACGACTACGAAGGAAAGCATGTTGGCACACCGAGGTGCCAGTGGATGTGTAATATTTGCACAGACAGTTTTGTAACAAAAGCACATCTTATGAAACACAAGGAAGATAAACATGGGAGAAAGAGGTCTTGGATGTCCAAGAGTTCTACCCCAGATGTTGAAGTAAAACAGAAAAAGGTATCCGAAACAACTAAAGACCTATTCCAAAACATGCTTTCAGAGTTCAGTTTAAAAAAGATGCTATCAACAGAGAGCCCTCTGGAAAAACCAAAACCAAAGAAAGAGCCAAGCTGTACGGTAGAGCTTCCCTCCACATTCAGTCCAACATTTGCAGGTGGTGGCCTCTGTGATCCTACAAAAAGGGGTGTGTTCCTTTGTGAGATCTGCAAGAAGACTTTCATAAACCGCAGTAGTTACCTGAGACATAAGAAAATGCACACAGGAGTGCGACCTTATATCTGTGACCAGTGCTGCATGAGCTTCTTTAGGTCTGAGTCATTGActacacacaaaaagaaacatGCTCCAAATGATCCTTACAAGTGCTTTGTATGTGGTCATGAAGACGCAACAGCTGCAGGCCTATCTTCACACTTCATCTCGACACATTCAAAGCTTCCTGAAGAGTATGACAGTAATGCGGCAGCGCGATCTAAGCGTGGCAGGCCATCGAAGTATCCAAGTCATACAATGATATGCCCTACAGATATCCCAAAGGCACCACCCATGAGTCCTAGGAATGTGGAAAACCTAGATACCGACGCAAATTCTGATGACACTGTTCTAGCAAGCTTGAATGGAGACACAGGCTCTCCTAGTGCTGCAGCGGACAAGTACACCTGTCTAGTATGCTTCAAGTTCTTTCCTGATGAGCAGGCCTATTATGATCACCAGTGCAATGATGACTACCTTGCTGCTAGACACCAAAAGGACAGTTCTAGTCAAGTAGATACAAATGATACAGTCAGGCTAGTTATCATGGCAACCTGTAAGCTATGCCTGGAAAAGTTTTCTAGTGAGGAGGGCTTGTTTCGCCACATGGTGACACATATCAGCTGCTGGTCTCGTATTTGTGGCTACTGTGGGCAGTATTTCAAGGAAAACAACGAGCTCACAGAACACGTGCTGTCGGAACATTCTTCGCAGGATGAACCAATAAAACACTGCTTCTACTGTAGGCAAAAATTTGATGAAGGCAGTGCACTCAAAGGTCACGTTCTTGAAGTCCATGACATGATTTTTCATTTGGGTTCATCTACTGCCAGTGTAGCCTGGCAAAGCAATGGTTCAAAAAGTGCAAGAAAAAATAACTTAACGAAATGCAGCGAAGAAAGAGACTTTCACACATACACTTGTCGGTGTGAAGGGTGTGGAACTCCTTTTGAAGACTTCAAGTCCTCCATGCTGCATTTCAGGGACAAGCATAGTACCATTGTTACACTGGACAACCTTACACATGGAACTTGCACAGCATCAACGATCAATGGGAATGACTGCTGCACCAAGTGCAATGAGGCTTCAGTTGGCAGTGCCTCTCCCTGTAACCTGTGTTCTCGTAGTTACTCTGATGGTCCTGAAGTCCATGCCCACCAACAAGAAAGGCATATGTTAGTTGACTGGTACTGCTGTGATGCCTGTGATGCAAGTGGGCCACAGGATGTCATGGAAAAGCATGTACTATCCCACCTCTCCAAAGTAGGAAGTCTTCTTTTACCAGAGGGCATGTACCGTCCATCTTTCTTGTCGGGCACAACTGAGCCCTTCTGGAAGGTGCAGGAAGCTTTCGTGGACTGGTGCAAAAATGGATCTTCAGGAGTGAAGAGCTTGCACGCTAATGGAAAAGCAAGTTACACAATGGAAATGAGGACCAAGACACGGAGTGAGATTTTGATTGAAGAAGCGAAGAAGTGCACTATACAGAATGGGCACATTGTACCTGCTCCTAGAAAAGATGAGCTTTCTAAAGACCTCATTGACTTGTTGCCAAAGAATGGAGAGATAACAATGATTCCTATTAAGAACGAGCCAATCTGTGACACATCTTTTGAGTCCAGTCCTTTCTCACAACTGCGATCTGCTCTCACAAGGAAAATGGACGTCTTGGGTGGTGACAAGAATGGCAACATTCTCAAAGCACTTCTTGGAGAGAAGCGAGAGCCCTTCATCAGCACAGACCAATCGGATAATGTAAGTGATATTGAAACATTCCTCCAAGCTAACTTCTCTGAGGGCCACCCTTCAACATCCGATACAGATAGACCAAGGGTAGAATGTATGGAGCCTAGTGATACAAGTCTGACCAAGAAGCACAGCAGTGCAACAGTGCTACTCTGGACTGCAGGTCAGGACTGCAAGCACCACTTCACCCACTAG